In Spirochaetota bacterium, the following are encoded in one genomic region:
- the tusE gene encoding TusE/DsrC/DsvC family sulfur relay protein has protein sequence MPQIDLNGTMYDVDEDGFLQEPEKWNEAVANAFAAIEGVGALTDEHWKVINYLRTYFQENGIAPMVRKLTKDTGVQLKHMYELFPQGPANSACKWAGLPKPTGCV, from the coding sequence ATGCCGCAGATAGATCTCAACGGAACGATGTACGACGTGGACGAGGACGGCTTTTTACAGGAGCCGGAAAAATGGAACGAAGCGGTGGCCAACGCCTTTGCGGCCATAGAAGGCGTAGGCGCGCTCACCGATGAGCACTGGAAGGTGATCAACTACCTGCGCACCTATTTTCAGGAAAACGGAATCGCGCCCATGGTGCGCAAGCTCACCAAGGACACCGGCGTGCAGTTGAAGCACATGTACGAACTTTTCCCGCAGGGGCCCGCGAACTCGGCATGTAAATGGGCCGGGCTTCCAAAACCCACCGGGTGCGTGTAG